In Gammaproteobacteria bacterium, the DNA window CGTCAGCCGCGGAAAATACTTTACACGGACCGGCCGTAACGAGTTTGGACTTAGCGAGACGCAGAATGACGAATCATGCGAGAGCAATCCCGTCTCTGATGTTAATGATGCGCCTGAAACTCGTGAAAATGCGTTTTCAGAGCTCCACCAATACCGAACCCAGAGAGTGATAAATGAATGAACCCAGCCGTGCGATAACACGGCTGGGTTCTTTTACGGCATGGGCAGTAGATCGGGCCTTATGCCGCGTGTTGGCGTGTGACCGCCTGTTACAGCAGGTTTAGTATAACATCGCCACATGTTCATATCGATCCCTCATGTGCCTCAGATCGCTAGGTCTGAGGCACATTTTGAGGATTCATATATGGTAGCGTATACCTCTAAGCGTGTCCGTGTACGCGCGTATGTTCGTATCCGGTTTCAACGCATCGAGCACGTGTGTCGTCATTGGAGACGCCCAAGACGCAGGCGACGCCCTAGAAATAACTAGGACAAGGTAAAGGAATGCACGCTAAGAACAGGGAAGCTGGTTCAGAATAGATGTACTTAATTGCCCCGCCTAAAGCGGGGCTTTTCTTTGCTTATTCGTTACATAAACGAGTTACGTATTGTCAGTGCTCGCTAAATCTATATTAATATCGACATCTATATCGATGCTTTTGCACTTCGGACATACGGGCGCACCTTTATTGGATTTTCCGTGAACCCATACATGCCCGCACTGTTCGCAACTATATGTCCCATGATGATTTTTATCTGAACTAATTACCGCGTCCACCATCGCGTCAAACTCTCCATATAACGGATTCGTGACTGGCTTCTTTGGAACTGCACCGCTTTTCCGTCTCATGCCGTTAACTCTTTATAGCTGAGCCGGTGTCTGATCATTCCGTCTACAGTGACCGCCATACAATCCATAGTATTAACGCGGGTCATGTTGTGGCGGTGCGCGAACTCGTTGACGTAGCGATGTAGGTGCTTGACGCTCATGTAGTGGTGAATACCGTAGTGCCCGCGCTTGAGAAGCGCCCAGAATGACTCGATACCGTTGGTATGCACTCGGCCACGTACATATTCACCAACACTATGGACAACTACTTGATGAGCGTAACCTGTCATTCCAACGTAGCCCGAATGAGAATCGGTGTAAAGCGTTGATCCAACTTGCACATTTGCAGTAATGGCAGGCTGTAGCGTGTCTCTATCGGTTCCGTTGATAGGAAATGCTTTTACTTCTCCGTTACGCTGTTTGAGACCGAACACAGCCTGCTTGCCAGCAGTTCCGCGCCCGGCTTTGAGCTTCTTCCGTTCGTGTTTATTCTTTTGCTTACCACCGATATACGTCTCGTCAATTTCTATTTCACCACCGAATAGACCACACTGCCGCTGCATAGCTTTGCGTATACGATGATCAAGGAACCACGCGCTCTTTTGCGTAATCCCTAGCTCCTTCGCCATTTGGACGCTAGAGACGCCTTTACGCGCCGTATGAAGCATGTAGATCGCCAGCAGCCACTTGTGCAGACCCAGCTTGCTCTCGGCAAGCACAGTGCCCGTACGAACGCTAAAATGCGAACGGCAGTCCTTGCAACGGTACGGCATCGGTTTGCCTGACGTAATCACGGAAACTGCCAGCGAACCGCAGCGGGGGCAGCAAGGGCTACCATCCCACCGGCGCTTTTCAAAGTATGTACGAGCAGCATCCTCGTTCGGGAATTGCTGGAAAAACTCGTACAAACTAAGCGGGATGGATTTCTTTACTTTGGGTTTCATGGCAGCCTTCCTATCTCTGATGTGGGTATTATAGGTCAGAGAATCTGGCTAGTCAAGTATATAGTTCCCTTTCTAAAGGGGGCAAGGGGGGATTTTCAACGGAACCTGATCAGGGAAGTTGACAGTGCGTTCTCCTCAGGGCAGCTTTACTTTCCTCGCGAATGAATGGGCTTGATTCCGCACTGGAACTTGCCTAGGCTAGTGAGAATAATTCATACCACGCGATCAGTGACATCATGACGACAGCCGTCAAGAAAACCATTTCGCTACCCCCCGACCTCGCCCGAGCGGCCGAGGAGATGGCTCGTGCTGAAGGCAAGACGTTGAGCGCGGTTATACAAGATGCGCTCCGCGCGGCCCGTGCATCGCGGCTCAAGGCCGATCTCCGCGGCGCCCAGGGCTACTGGTCAAAGCAAGCGAGGGACAAGGGTGTGCTTACCGAGAAAGATCTTGAGCGCCTGCTGGCCGAGTGAGGGCGGTTTTCGACACTAACATCTATATCTCCGCGCTGGTCTTCCCCGGCGGGCGCGCGGAGAAAGCGGTCCATGCCGCAGCGGATGGCTGGTTCGACCTTCTCATTTCCAAGGCGATCATCCTGGAAGTGCTCGACGTGCTGACGCGTAAATTTGGTCGCGACCCCGAAGAACTGTCTCGCGTCGCGCTTTTCCTTGCCGATCTCGCAAGCGTGGTTAGGCCCCGCAAGAAGCTCAACGTTCTTCGCGACGA includes these proteins:
- a CDS encoding putative toxin-antitoxin system toxin component, PIN family is translated as MRAVFDTNIYISALVFPGGRAEKAVHAAADGWFDLLISKAIILEVLDVLTRKFGRDPEELSRVALFLADLASVVRPRKKLNVLRDDPDNRILECALAGHADMVVTGDHAMLTLQKIETVRILTLRDFLEIIDRSG
- a CDS encoding IS1595 family transposase is translated as MKPKVKKSIPLSLYEFFQQFPNEDAARTYFEKRRWDGSPCCPRCGSLAVSVITSGKPMPYRCKDCRSHFSVRTGTVLAESKLGLHKWLLAIYMLHTARKGVSSVQMAKELGITQKSAWFLDHRIRKAMQRQCGLFGGEIEIDETYIGGKQKNKHERKKLKAGRGTAGKQAVFGLKQRNGEVKAFPINGTDRDTLQPAITANVQVGSTLYTDSHSGYVGMTGYAHQVVVHSVGEYVRGRVHTNGIESFWALLKRGHYGIHHYMSVKHLHRYVNEFAHRHNMTRVNTMDCMAVTVDGMIRHRLSYKELTA
- a CDS encoding DUF3039 domain-containing protein → MRRKSGAVPKKPVTNPLYGEFDAMVDAVISSDKNHHGTYSCEQCGHVWVHGKSNKGAPVCPKCKSIDIDVDINIDLASTDNT
- a CDS encoding ribbon-helix-helix protein, CopG family gives rise to the protein MTTAVKKTISLPPDLARAAEEMARAEGKTLSAVIQDALRAARASRLKADLRGAQGYWSKQARDKGVLTEKDLERLLAE